A window of the bacterium genome harbors these coding sequences:
- a CDS encoding PilZ domain-containing protein, with protein sequence MEKNLKVLAVVHSDVVPRNLTEVFSRTSMAFHHARSGAAALILTGNSLYDLLVVEEPLSDLPVDSVLSALQSFESASAGTPALVMANDRDIAEIKERLENHPARVLSKSAARPEIQQAVSELLGVPVRSNSRMMVNVTVKTQSSSALKCFQSENISESGMRLKGAQAMPIGMAVNLEFCLPDEQEPIRGTALVVRHAGNGEAPGIGLRFVELERNEILRLRRFVDRTLAETPPVGAERGARTSQSAGV encoded by the coding sequence GTGGAAAAGAATCTGAAGGTGCTGGCCGTCGTGCATTCCGACGTCGTCCCCAGGAATCTCACGGAGGTCTTCTCCCGGACATCCATGGCTTTTCATCACGCTCGCTCCGGCGCCGCCGCCTTGATCCTCACCGGGAACTCGCTCTACGACTTGCTGGTCGTGGAGGAGCCTCTTTCTGACCTCCCCGTGGACAGCGTCTTGAGTGCATTGCAGTCCTTCGAATCGGCCAGCGCGGGTACTCCAGCCCTGGTCATGGCCAACGATCGCGACATCGCTGAGATCAAGGAGAGACTGGAGAATCACCCGGCTCGAGTGCTGTCCAAATCGGCTGCTAGGCCAGAGATTCAGCAAGCGGTCTCTGAGCTTCTGGGCGTACCGGTCCGAAGCAACTCCAGGATGATGGTCAACGTCACCGTTAAGACCCAGTCGAGCTCGGCTCTGAAGTGCTTCCAGTCCGAGAACATCTCCGAATCCGGCATGCGGCTGAAAGGCGCCCAGGCAATGCCGATCGGAATGGCCGTCAACCTAGAGTTTTGCCTGCCCGACGAGCAGGAGCCCATCCGCGGAACCGCCCTGGTCGTGCGTCACGCCGGCAACGGGGAGGCTCCTGGGATCGGTCTGCGATTCGTCGAGCTCGAGCGCAACGAAATCCTCAGGCTGCGTCGCTTCGTCGACCGGACGCTCGCCGAAACGCCCCCGGTCGGCGCCGAGCGAGGTGCCCGGACGTCGCAATCGGCAGGCGTCTAG